The window GCCGCGGTCGGCGTCCGTGACCGCCAGCCGCCGGGCCAGCTCGGCCTTGAGCAGGATCGCGGTCAGTCCGTGGCCGAGCAGGTCGTGCAGGTCACGGGCGGCGCGCAGGCGCTCGGTCACCACCGCGGCACGGGCCAGCCCCGCCCCCGCCCGCTGGAGCTCCCGCACCAGCCGGGCCAGCCGCAGGACGCCGTAGACCACGACGCAGGTGATCAGGGCGTCGACGACGGCGAGCAGCACGGGCACCGGCCCGCCGCCGGTGAGCACACCGCCGGCCACCGCCGCCGCGACGGCGAGGGCCGCGCCGGCCCGGAGCGGCAGGGCGAACAGCAGCGCACCCGCGAGGATGCCGACCGCGCCGATCCAGTTCCGCCCGGACCAGGGCAGCGGAACGAGGGCGATCACCGCCGAGGCGAGCAGCACGAGCCGGGCGTGGCGCGGCGAGTCCCGGGTCGCGAAGCGGATCTGGAGCAGGCAGAAGACCAGCAGACAGGGTGCCCCGAGCGCGAGCAGCGGCACCGGGACGAGCAGCACGGCCTTGACGAAGAAGGTGCCCAGGACGAGGAGGTACAGGCCGAGCACGGTCCGCAGCTCGGGCGGGTCGGCCGCGTCCGCCGGCGCGGGCGTGGCCGCGACCGCCGCCTCGACGGCGAAGCGCCCGTCCGGCTCCAGACCGGCCGTCAGCCGACCGCCGACCTCGCGGACCCGGTCGGCGAGGCCGTCGAGCAGATCGGCGCCGAGCGCGGCCGTCGGCACGCCGTCACTGACCACCCGCAGCACCACCTGCCCGGCCCGCTCCCCGGTGACGATCTCGCACCGCCGCGCGTCACCGACCCGCACCACCGCCGTGACCGCCTCACGCAGCACCGCCGCCAGCACCGTCCCGGCCGGCCCGAGCGGCTCCGAGTGCCCGACCCGCAGGTCCGCGGTGATGCCCGCGGACGCCAGCAGCGCCCGGGCGCTCGCCGCCTCGGGGGCCAGCGACAGGCTGCGCAGCTCCGCCGCCGTGGCCCGGGTCGCCGCCAAGGTCCGCCGCGCCGCGCCGATGAGGTCCGCCAGGACGCCCGGATCGTCCCGGAGCGCCAGATCGCGGACCTCCTTCAACCCCTCGGCGAGCCCGCTCCGCAGCCCGGTCGCGATCCGCAGCCGCTCGGCGGTCACCGCGGCCGCCGCCAGCGTGAGCCGGGCCGCGTGCACCCGCGCCGCGAACAGCGCGAGCGTGGTGACGGC of the Kitasatospora sp. NBC_01246 genome contains:
- a CDS encoding histidine kinase; protein product: MHLLKGLARVPGEPGAGVAVVVACVVLVVVQLRHSSSAVRRVLGVVPPAVGTAVELAVGYVAVLGFGVSVGLLCLPAASLLLERRRVLVPLFGASAALIELVRSGSVRDAVDMTLIVAIGGVMLYAVTTLALFAARVHAARLTLAAAAVTAERLRIATGLRSGLAEGLKEVRDLALRDDPGVLADLIGAARRTLAATRATAAELRSLSLAPEAASARALLASAGITADLRVGHSEPLGPAGTVLAAVLREAVTAVVRVGDARRCEIVTGERAGQVVLRVVSDGVPTAALGADLLDGLADRVREVGGRLTAGLEPDGRFAVEAAVAATPAPADAADPPELRTVLGLYLLVLGTFFVKAVLLVPVPLLALGAPCLLVFCLLQIRFATRDSPRHARLVLLASAVIALVPLPWSGRNWIGAVGILAGALLFALPLRAGAALAVAAAVAGGVLTGGGPVPVLLAVVDALITCVVVYGVLRLARLVRELQRAGAGLARAAVVTERLRAARDLHDLLGHGLTAILLKAELARRLAVTDADRGRAELRDIVRLAERGETELRTVVSDSPRLSFEAELASAAGVLEAAAITVEVDDVPVPPAAGAVLSVVLREAVTNILRHSAARHARIATSVTGDAVRLEVENDGAPDGVSAPGSGIGGLTVRLAAIGGTLAAGPDDGWYLLRAEVPAG